DNA sequence from the Streptomyces sp. HUAS 15-9 genome:
GAGGATGAACCACGCATGATCACGCTCAAGAAAGAAGACGGTCCGGCGGATCTGGACGGAGTGACCCACCTGTCCATCGGTGTGTCCTGGGACCCCACCGCCGGCTCCAGCGGCGGGGTGGTGGGCATGCTCCGCCGCAAGACCGGCACCGACCTCGACCTGATCGCCGTCGCCATGCAGGAGAGAGACCCGGTGCGGCTGGCCGGACTCGACTCGCTCGACCCCATGGGCAACGGCTCCCTGGTCCACAGCGGCGACAACCAGACCGGACGCGGGGACGGCGACGACGAGACCGTGACGGTCGAGTTCGCCCGCATACCGCAGCAGATCACGTCCATCGTGTTCATCGCCGCCGCCTTCAAGAAGGGCAGTTCCTTCCAGAAGGCCCGCAACATCAGCTTCAAGGTGTACGACGCGACCGGGGGCAGCGCCCAGCAGGTCGCCGACATCTGGCCGAGCCTGCTCACCCAGGACAACGGCTGCGCCGTGGCCAAGGCCATTCGGGTCGGCGGCAGCTGGAAGCTCGAGGTGATCAATGTGACGGGGAAGATCAAGCAGGGCGACGAACACGCGCTGATGCGCTT
Encoded proteins:
- a CDS encoding TerD family protein gives rise to the protein MITLKKEDGPADLDGVTHLSIGVSWDPTAGSSGGVVGMLRRKTGTDLDLIAVAMQERDPVRLAGLDSLDPMGNGSLVHSGDNQTGRGDGDDETVTVEFARIPQQITSIVFIAAAFKKGSSFQKARNISFKVYDATGGSAQQVADIWPSLLTQDNGCAVAKAIRVGGSWKLEVINVTGKIKQGDEHALMRFAISK